In Marinibacterium anthonyi, the DNA window TGACGGCGGCGGTCTGCGTGGTGGCCATCGGCACTGTCGTGGGGCTGATCGCGGGCTATTTCCGCGGTTGGGTCGACACCGCGCTGATGCGGCTGGCCGACGTCGCGCTTGGCGTGCCGTTCCTGCCGTTCGTCATCGTCCTGGCGGCCTTCCTGGATCCCAGCCAGTGGAACGTGGTGATCGGCATCGCGCTGCTGCTGTGGCCCAATTCGGCGCGCGTCATCCGTGCCCAGGTCATGTCGCTGCGCGAACGCGCCTTTGTCGAAGCGGCCCGCGTCACCGGCGCCGGCCCCTGGCGGATCCTGTTCGTGCATATCGCGCCGAACGTGCTGGCGCTGTCGTTCCTTTATGCGTCCGTCGCGGTGGGCTGGGCGATCCTGACCGAAGCGTCGATCAGCTTCCTGGGGTTCGGGCCGTCGGACACCGTGTCCTGGGGCTACATGCTGCAGGACGCCTATGCCAGCCAGGCCCTGGGCCGGGGCCAGTTCTATTGGTTCGTGCCCCCGGGGCTGTGCATCATCGCCATCGTCGTCGCCGGCTTCTTCATCAGCCGTGGCTACGAAGAAGTCCTGTTCCCGAAGCTGAAGGCCTGATCCATGACCCTCTTGTCTGTCGAGAACCTGTCGATCGAATACGTCACCCCGCGCGGCACCGTGCGTGCCGTCGACGGGATCAGCTTCAAGGTGCCGCGCGGCCAGGTCATCGGCGTGGTCGGTGAATCCGGCTGCGGCAAGACCACCGCCGTGCGCGCGATCACCGGGGTCATGCCTTCGGTCGCCCGCGTCGGCGGCGGCGCCATCCGCTTCAAGGGCGAAGACATCGTGTCCGTGTCCAAGCAGCGCCTGCGCGAATTGCAGTGGCGCCAGATCTCGTACGTGCCGCAATCGGCGATGAATGCGCTGGACCCGGTCTGGAAGGTCGGCAAGCAGATCGAGGAAGTGCTGATCAAGCGCGGCGGCTACACCTGGCGCGATGCCCGCAGGCGCGCCGCCGAACTGTTCGACATGGTCGGGCTCGAGGCCAAGCGGCTGAGGGATTACCCGCACCAGTTCTCGGGGGGGATGCGCCAGCGGGCGTCGATAGCGCTGGCGCTGGCGCTGGATCCGGACCTGGTGATCGCGGATGAACCGGTGACCGCGCTGGACGTGGTCATCCAGCGCCAGGTGCTGGACACGCTGAACCGGCTGCAATCGGAACTGCACCTGTCGGTGCTGCTGGTCACGCACGACATATCCGTTGTGGCCTATGTCTGCGATTACGTCGTCGTCATGTACGCCGGCCAGATCGTCGAACAGGGCCCCGTGCAGGAGGTCCTGAACCGCCCCAGCCATCCCTACACGATCGGCCTTTACAACGCCTTCCCAGAACTGTCGGGCGACGATCATGAACTTTCCCCCATCGAAGGCACGCCGCCCGACCTGCTGAACCCGCCCGATGGCTGCCGGTTCCGCGCGCGCTGTCCCTTTGCGACCACGGGCTGCGAACAGGCCCAGCCGGTGATCGCCGTGGGCGATACGCACCAGGCGTTGTGTCACCGCGCGCCCGAGGCGGAAGCCCTGCGCGAGGCGGCCCGCCATACCTCGACCTGGACCGGAGTGGCCGCCGAATGAGCGCAACAGACATCAATCCCGCCCTCAATTCTTCCGCCACGCCGCTGATCGACGTGCAGGGCGTGTCGCGCCGGTTCGAATTGAACCGGTCGATGGGCGATATCATCCGGGGCCGCTATCCCACGGTCGACGCGGTGTCCGACGTCAGCCTGACGCTGCACCGGGGCGAAGCCGTTGGCATCGTGGGGGAATCCGGCTGCGGGAAATCCACGCTGGGGCGGATCCTGGTGAAACTGATCCCGCCGTCGGGCGGGCAGGTGGTGTTCGACGGCGAACCGATCGAAGGCATGGACCGCAAGCGCGAACTGGCCTTCCGCCGCCGCGCGCAGCTGGTGTTCCAGAACCCGTTCGATGCGCTGAACGCCCATTTCACCATCCGCCGCAGCCTGTATGAACCGCTGCACAACGCCAAGATCCCGGTCGGCGAACATGACGAGCGCGTGGCCGAAGCGATCCGCATGGTGCATCTGCCGTCCGCCGACCACATCCTTGACAGCTATCCGCACCAATTGTCGGGCGGCCAGCTGCAGCGGATCGTGCTGGCCCGCGCGCTGGTGCTGCGGCCCGAATTCATCGTGGCGGACGAACCGGTGTCCATGCTGGACGTGTCGGTGCGGGCCGGCATCCTGAACGTCTTCCGCCAGATCCAGCGCGACATGGGCCTGGCGGCGGTGTTCATCAGCCACGACCTGGCGCTGGTGCGCTATGTCTGCGAACGCACGATCACGATGTACCTGGGCACCGTCGTCGAAGACGGCCCGACCATGGACGTGATCGCCCACCCCCTGCACCCCTATACCCGCGCGCTGGTCGCCGCCGTTCCGGTGCCCAACGTGGACCAATCCCACGATCCGCTGCCGATCAAGGGCGGCATCCCCGACGCGCGCAACCCGCCGTCCGGCTGCCGGTTCCGCGACCGCTGCCCGCTGGCGCAGGACCGCTGCGCCCGGGAACGCCCCGCGCTGCGCGAGGTGCGGTCGGCCCACAAGGTCGCCTGCCACTTCGTGGATTGACGTCGATGACGGCACCCCGGCAGATCCATCTTGGCGTGTCGATGATCGGGTACGGCTATCACCTGGCGGGGTGGCGGCACCCTGACGTCGAGACCACGAGCATGAGCCTGGACCATTACGTGCGCGTCCTGCAGACGGCCGAACGCGGGCTTTTCGACATGGGGTTCCTGGCCGACGGTGTGGGCATCCGCTTTTCGGACGAACCGTCGGGCGCGCTGTCACGGTCCGGCGGCCATACCCATTTCGAACCGCTCACGCTGCTCTCGGCGCTGTCGATGGTCACGCGGAACATCGGGCTCGTCGCCACCGCCTCGACCACCTACAACGAACCCTACCACGTCGCCCGCAAGTTCGCCTCGCTCGATCATCTTTCGGGGGGGCGCGCGGGGTGGAACGTGGTGACCTCCGCCACCGACCTCGAGGCGCGCAACTTCGGTCGCGACAGCGCGCTGGAGTCCGCGAAACGCTATGACCGGGCGGCGGAATTCGTCGAGGTGGTGCGCGGGCTCTGGGACAGCTGGGAGGACGACGCCTTTGTCCGCGACAAGGACAGCGGCGTCTATTTCGATCCGGCCAAGGCGTATATCCTCGATCACAAGGGGCCGCATTTCCAGGTCAAGGGACCGCTGAACGCCACACGGTCCCCGCAGGGCCATCCGGTGATCGTCCAGGCCGGCGCGAGCGACCAGGGCAGGGAACTGGCCGCCGCAACCGCCGACGTGGTCTATGCGGCCTCGCCCGTGATGGAACACGCCCAGGCCTATTACGCCGATGTAAAGGGCCGGATGGCGCGCTATGGCCGACACCCGGACGAGCTGAAGATCATGCCGGGCTTCATGGCCGTGCCGGGGGCCAGCCGGGCCGAGGCCGAGGAACACTACGAGCAGCTACAGGAGCTGGTCCACCCTTTGGTGGGACTGGGCGCATTGTCCAGCTTCGTGGGCGATCTGTCGGGCCACCCGCTGGACGGGCCGCTGCCCGACGAGATGCCCAACACGCGCATGTCCAGCCGGGGAAAGATCTTTGTCGATATCGCCCGGTCCAGGGGGCTGACGATCCGCGAGCTGTACCTGTCGATCGCCGGCGGCAACGGCCATTACCGTCTGATCGGCACGCCCAAGGACATCGTCGACGAAATGCAGGCCTGGGTCGAGGCGGGCGCCGCCGATGGCTTCAACATCCTGCCCACGCATCTGCCCGCAGGCCTTGGGGACGTGGTCGACCAGGTCGTCCCCGAACTTCAGCGCCGGGGGCTCTATCGAACCGAATACCGGGGCGGGACCCTGCGCGAGAACCTTGGGCTGAAACGCCCCGACAACCGTCTGGCCGCCCGGCGCGCGGCCGTTGCCAATGCAGCCGCAGACAGCGGCGTCTGAAACAGATCAAGATACCGAAAGGCATGAACCCATGACGAAACAGCTTAAACTCGGGGCCTTCTTCTCCTCCGGCCACCCCGCCGGCTGGCGCCTGCCCGAAGCCTTCCCCGAAACCGACATGTCCTTCCCCAATTACGTGCACATGGCCCAGACCGCCGAACGCGGCAAGCTGGACTGCATCTTCTTCCAGGACACCGTGGGCGTCGTGGGCGGCATCAAGGAAAACGCCACCCCCACCAAGTGCCGCATCGTCTGGCCGGAACCGGCCACGCTGATCGCCTCGCTGGCGGCCGTGACCAAGAACATCGGACTCGTGTCCACCGCCACCACCACCTATTCCGAACCCTACACCATCGCCCGCCGCTTCGGGTCGATCGATTGCATTTCGGGCGGGCGCGCGGGCTGGAACGTGGTGACCTCGCAGGTGGAACTGGAGGCGATGAACTTCGGCCAGGACAGCCACATGGAACACGGCGCCCGCTACGAGAAGGCCGAGGAATTCGTCGACATCTGCTTCGGCCTCTGGGACAGCTTCGAGGACGGCGCCTTCCTGCGCGACAAGGAAAGCGGCGTCTTCTACGACCCCTCGCTGGCGCACGAGCTGAACCACGAAGGCAAGTACTTCAAGGTCAAGGGCCCGCTGAACCTGCCGCGCACGCCGCAGGGGCGGCCGGTGATCGCGCAGGCCGGATCGTCGGAGGTCGGTATCAACTTCGCCGCCCGCTGCGCCGACATGATCTTTACCGCGCAAAGCAACATCCCCGACGCGCAGGCGTTCTACCGCCAGGTCAAGGGCAAGGTGGCGTCCTTCGGGCGCAACCCCGATCACGTCAAGATCATGCCGGGCCTGATGCCGATCCTCGGCGCCACCCGCGCAGAGGCGCAGGAGACCTATGACAAGCTGATCTCGATGACCTCGGACGAGGTGTCGATCCGGTCGCTGAACCATTATTCCGGCGGCATCGACCTGACCAAGCTGGACCCGGACATGAAGCTGCCCGAGCTGCCCGTGGCCAACACCGCCAAGGCGCGGCAGGCGCAGGTGGTGGCCAAGGCCAGGGAAATGGACTGGTCGATCCGTCAGACCGCCCAGTTCGTCGCCGTGGCGCAGGGGCACCACACGGTCGTGGGCGATGCGTCCGACATCGCCGACCTGATGCAGGAGTGGATCGAGGCCGAGGCCTGCGACGGCTTCATGCTGATGTCGCCCTTCTACCCGGTGCCGCTGGAACGCATCGTGGATCACCTGGTGCCGGAACTGCAGCGCCGGGGCCTGTTCCGCACCGAATACACCGGCACGACGCTGCGCGACAACCTGGGCATCCCGGTACCCGAGAACCGCTATACCGTCGCCGCGCAGGCCAAGGCGTCCTGATCCGGGCCGCCGCCTGGCGATGCAGGGTCCGATCCTGGGTCCAATCCTGGGTCCAATTCTGGGGCCGCTCCGATCCGTCGGGGCGGCCTTTTTCATGGGCACCCCACCTTGACGTGACGCCGGTCCGACCCGACGGTGGCGCGCAACGCGGCAATGAAAGGCGAGACGCGGTGCCCCGGACCCTGTTGATGAACCCCAATTCGAACGCGGTCACGACCCGCGCCATGGTCGCCATTGCCGCGCGCGTGCTGCCCGGCATCGACGGCTGGACCGCGCCGTCGGGGCCGTCGATGATCGTGACCGAAGCGGCTCTGTCAGACGCCGCGACGCTGGTGGCCGGGGCGGATCTGCCCGCGCTGGACGGCGTGATCGTGTCCGCCTTCGGGGATCCCGGGCGCGACGGTCTGGCGGCGCGGCTGGGGTGTCCGGTCGTGGGCATCGGCGCGGCCTCGGCGCGGGCGGCCGGCGCGGACGGACGCCGGTTCGCAGTGGTGACGACGACGCCGGGGCTGGAACAGGCGATCGACAGGCTGATGCGGGCGCATGCGGCGGCGGGCCGCTACATCGGCTGTCATTTTGCCGACGGCGACGCGCTGGCCCTGATGCAGGACCCTGGTGCCCTGGATGACGCGCTGCTGCAGGCGATCCACCGCGCGCAGGCGGATGGGGCGCAGGCCGCGATCATCGGTGGCGGCCCGCTGGGCGAGGCGGCGGAGCGTCTGGTCGGGCAATCGCCCCTGCCGCTGGTGGCGCCGATCACGGCGGCGGCGACGGAGCTGTCCCATAAGCTTGCCGCGACCGCGTGAACGTGCGTTCTAGACCAGCGAACAGGCGACGTCGCCCAGCCCCTCGATCCGGCCCGCCACCTGCGTGCCGGCTGGGAAATACTCCAACCCCGAAAGCGATCCGGTGATCAGGAATTGCCCTTCCCGCAACCCGCCGCAATGGCTGCGGGCAAGGGTCCAGAGCATGTCCAGCGTGGCCAGCGCCGAACCGCCGGGGATCTGACGCGCACCGTCGATGACCTGCCGGTCGCCGCAGGTCAGGCTGGCCGTGACGGTGGTGAAATCCGCGCCCGTCCACCCCTCCATCTTCGCCCCGATGACCAGGCCGTCGTTGAAGATGCCGTCGGCCAGCTTCTTCATCGGATCCTCGGACACGCCGTCCAGCCGCATGTCCACCAGTTCCAGCAGCACGCAGGGCCGCACCCAGGACGCCGGATCGCGCAGCGGGTCGGCGTCGGGCACGGCCAGCACCTCGAATCCCACCTCCAGCTCGATCCCCATCCGGTCGCGCACCGGCACATCCGCGCCATTGGCCCGGATCCGCGCCGCGCCGATCGGCGCGATCACGTCCGGCCCGTCGGCCCGCCGCGCGCCCTTGAAGCCGCCGACGGGGCCCAGCTGCGCCTGAACGAGGCTCTGGATCGCCAGCGCCTCGGCGTGGGTGGGGGCGGGCAGGGCGGTGCCGTCGGCGCGCAGCCCCGAGCGATGCGCCTCGATCAGGGCCGTAGCGAAACGTTCCGTGGTGTTCATGTCCAAAGTCCTGTCCTGTTCCGGCGCACCCTTTCTGCATGGGCAAGGCTTTGCAAGACCGGCGGTTCGTCAAACAGGCGGCCGCCGGGATCAGGCAGGCCGGACCGGCGGGACCGTCCGGTCTTCGGGCGCCCGGATCAGGTGAATTCGAAGAACACCGGCTGGTGGTCCGACCCCTGCGCCTCCATGTCGACCCAGGCCTTCGTGACCCGTCGGGCCAGGTCGTGGGTGGCAAAGCAATGGTCGATCCGCGCCGACCCGCCCGCATGCACGATGGTCACGCCTTCGTCCTCGCCGTGGCCGGCGGATACCCAGGCATCGGCCAGCCCGTGGGCTTCGTGCACCCGGCCGTATTGGGGCGATATCGCCCCCAGCATCAGGTCGTATTCCGCGCTGTCGGGGGCAAAGTTGCAATCGCCCATCAGGATCACGGGGCCGGGCATCGGCGGTTCCGGTCGGTCGAACCAGCCATCGTCGAACGGCCCGCCCCAGCTGGCGCCGTGACGCGGCCCGTTCAGCAGCACGTCCTTGGCGTATGCCACCTGCGGCAGCCGGGTCGACGGCCCGATATGGTCGAAATGGACCGACGCGAAGCGGATGGGGCCGAGGGGCGTGTCGATCACCGCCTCGATCATTGCGCGGCGGGAATGGACAAGGCCCTGCAGCGCCGTCTTGGGCAGCGGATGGTTGGTGACCGACAGCAAGGGCCAGCGCGACAGGATCATGTTGCCGAACTGGCGGCGCTTGTTGATGACCCGGCCGTCCACCACCTTGGAGGCATCCGCATCGATCCCCGGCCCGAACGACCAGTACATGTGCGGCAGGCGCGCGGCGATCTCCATCGCCTGGTTCACGTCGCCGCTGCGGGCGACGTGGGTTTCGACCTCCTGCAAGGCGATCAGGTCGGCATCGCGCAATTCGGCGACGATGCGGTCGATGTCGTATTGCCCGTCTTTTCCCTTGCAATACTGGATGTTGTAGGTGGCGCACAGCATGTTGGTCATGTCCTTGAGGTCAGAGAGTATGGTCGAGCCGGTCGCGCAGGCCGTCGCCCAGAAGGCTGATCGCCAGCGCGGTCAGGAAGATGATCGCGGCCGGCAACGCGGCCAGCCACCAGTGCAGCACCATGTGCCCGCGGCTTTCGTTCAGCATCAGGCCAAGGGACGTCATCGGCGGCTGGATGCCCAGGCCAACAAAGCTCAGGCCCGCCTCCAGCAGGATGGTTTCGGGCAGGTTGATGGTGAACTGCACGGCGATGGCGCCGGCGATGTTGGGCGCCAGGTGGACAAGGTTCACCCGCCAGTCGCGCAGCCCCATGGCGCGGGCGGCGCGGGCGTAGCCACGGGTGTTGGCGTCCAGCACCAGCCCCCGGGCAAGGCGGGCGTAGCGTTCCCACCCCTGGAAGCCCAGCAGCAGGACGAACAGCGTCAGGTCATTGCCGAAGAAGGCGATGACCAGCAGGGCGAATATGATGAAGGGCAGCGCCGATTGCGCGTCGACCAGCGCCATCACCGCGTCCTCGAACCAGCCTCGCCATTGCGCGGCCAGCACGCCCAGTACGGTGCCCAGAACCGCACCGATCACCGTGCCCGCCAGCGCCACGATGGCCGAAATGCGGATCGCGTAGATCAGCCGCGACAGCACGTCCCGGCCCAGGTGATCGGCACCCAGGAGGTGGTCGGGCGACCCGCCCAGGAAGACCGGGGGCGACAGGCGCGCCAGCAGGTCCTGCTGGGCATAGCCATAGGGCGCAAGCAGCGGTGCAAACAGCGCCACAAGGCACATCGCCCCCAGCCAGCCGACCGCAAGGATCAGCCCGACGGGGCGGCGCCTAGCGGCGCGAGAGGCGAAGCTGGGGGTTGAGAAGGACATAAGCCATATCCACAAGGAAATTCGCGATGATCATTGCGCCCGAGAACAGCAGCACCAGCGCCTGCACCACGGCCAGGTCGCGCGCGGTGATCGCGTCGATCAGCAGCCGGCCGATCCCGGGCCAGGCAAAGATCCATTCGACGATGATCGACCCGCCCACCAGCCCGCCGGCGATGAAGCCCATGACGGTGACCAGCGGGATCGCCGCGTTGGGCAGGATGTCGCGCCGGATCACCGCGCGCATCGGCCAGCCCTGGGCGCGGGCGGCCAGCACGTGGGGCAGGCCCATGACCTCCAGCGCGGCGGCCCGGGCATAGCGCGCGATGATCGCCGCGTTGGCGGTGGCCAGCGTCAGCAGTGGCAGGACCAGGTGGGCGGGCGTGCCATGGCCCGACGACGGCAGCAGGCGGAATTCGACGGCACAGACCCAGATCAGCGCGACGCCCAGCACGTAGGAGGGCATCGCGTAGCTGGCGACGGCACAGGACATGACCAGCCGGTCCAGCCAGCGGCCCTGCCGGAAGGCGGCAAAGATCCCGGCGGGCAGGCCGATCACCAGCATCACCACAAAGGACAGCCCCATCAGCAGCAACGTGGCGGGCAGCCGTTCGGCGATGATCCCCGCCACCGGCCGTCCGTCCGAGAACGACGTCCCGAGACGGCCTTGCAAGAGGCCGGAGAGGTAGGTGGCGTATTGCGACAGCAACGGCTGATCGAGGCCCCAGAGACGGCGGTAATATTCGATGATTTCGGGCGGGGTGGTTTCCGGGGAAAATTGCGACAGCACCGGGTCGCCGGTCACCCGCAGCACGAAGAAGGTGACGGTGATGACGATCCAGGCGGTGATCACGGCGCGCAGCAGGCGGGACAGCAGGATGTCCGGCATCAGGCCGTTTCCCTTGCGGGCGCCGGCACCTGGACCGACCCGGCCGGCAACACGTGGCACGAGACCTGGCGTCCGTCATGTGTCCTGCGCGGCGGCGGGGCCGTGTCGCGACACCGGGCCATGGCCAGCGGGCAGCGGGGGTGGAACCGGCAGCCCGTCGGCGGGGCCGAGATATCAGGCGGCGCGCCGGTCAGGCGGGGGCGGCGGGGGCTCTGCGGCGCGGTGCCTAGCAGCGCGCCGATCAGGGCCTGGGAATAGGGGTGCAGGGGGGTGTGAAAGACCGCGTCGGCGGGGCCGATCTCGACGATTTCCCCCAGGTAGATCACCGCGATCCGGTCGCTGACATACCGCACCACCCGCAGGTCGTGCGAAATGAAGACGCCGGTCAGGGTCAGCCGTTGCCGCAGATCGGCCAACAGGTTCAGCACCTGCGCCTGGATCGACACATCCAGCGCCGAGACCGGTTCGTCGAAGACGGTAAAGAGCGGGTCCACCGACAAGGCGCGCGCGATGACCACGCGCTGGCGCTGGCCGCCCGACAGCTGATGCGGATAACGCGCTGCATGCGCGCCGGAAAGGCCGACCACCTCCAGCCACTCCAGCGCGCTGGTCTGCGGGGCGTCGGAAATGGCATGCGCGCGGATGCCCTCGGCGATCTGGTAGCCGATCTTCAGGCGCGGGTTCAGGGCCGACATCGGGTCCTGGAAGACGTATTGCAGGCGCGACCGCGACTGGCGAAAGGCGCGGCGGGACGTCGGGGCGGGGTCTTCTCCGGCCACCGTTATGGTGCCGGTGGTCGGCCGGTAGAGCCCGGCCAGAAGGCGGCCCAGGGTGGACTTGCCGCAGCCGGATTCACCGACAAGGCCCAGCATCTCGCCCTGACCGACGCGAAAGGAGAGGTCGTTGAGGATCTGCAGGCCCGGCCGCCGGAACAGGCCTTTGCCGGAGGGGGCGGAAAAGGACAAGGCGTCGACGTTGACCAGGGGGCGCAGGGACGTGATGTCGGGCGTCATGCGGGCTCCGGGGCGACGCCCAGATGGCACAGGGTTTCGTGCGCGCCCCGGCTGTGCATCGGGGGCCGCGTGGTCCGGCAGACGTCCGCCGCCAGGTGACAGCGCGGGGCCAGGGCGCAGGCCGATTGTCCGGTGGCGCCAAAGGCCGGGGGCTGGCCCGGCAGCGGGGTCAGCGGCGCGCGGCCATGTTCGGGCGGGATCGAGCCCAGCAGCGCGCGGGTATAGGGATGGGCGGGGGCGGCGAACAGCCGCGCGACGGGGGCGCGTTCGACGATGCGGCCAGCGTACATGACGGCGACCTCGCTGGCCATCCGGGCGATCACGCCGAAATCGTGGCTGACGATCAGCAGGGCCATGCCGGTGTCGCGGCAGAGGTCCTTCAGCAGGTCCAGGATTTCCAGCTGGGTCGTCACGTCCAGCGCGGTGGTCGGTTCATCGGCGATCAGCAGGGCCGGATTGCCCGCCAATGCGCCCGCGATCAGCACGCGCTGGTTCTGCCCGCCCGACAGCTCATGCGGATAGCTGCGCATCCGCCGCACCGCGCCGGGGATGCCCACGGCTTCCAGCAGGCGGATCGCCTCGGCCTCGGCCGCCCGCCCGGTCAGCCCCCGGTGCAGGCGCAGCAGCCCGGTCAGGAACCGCCCGATCCGGCGCATCGGGTTGAGCGAGGCGAAGGGATCCTGAAACACCATCGCGGCCCGCTTGCCGCGCGCCGTGGCGATCGCGCCTTCGTGCCCGTCGAACCGCACGGTCCCGCCGATGCGCGCCAGTCCCGGCGGCAGCAGGTCGAGGATGGCAAGGCACGTCAGGCTCTTGCCCGACCCGCTTTCCCCGACGATGCCCAGGGTCTGACCCCGGTCCAGCCGCAGGCACAGATCCGCCACCAGCGGATCCGCCCCATGGGGCGCGATGGTCAGCCCCGAGACCTCAAGTAGGGAAGAGGCGGCGCCCGCCTCTCCCGTGGTCATTGCGAGGGTCATCCGAAGGTCAGGTTGTTCGGACGCAGATCCATCCATTCGAATGTCACCGGACGCCAGTTGATGTTCGCCCGCACGCCGTACAATTCATAGGGGCGATACAGCGGAAAGCCTGGCGCCTCGTCGTCGAAGATGTCCAGCGCGCGCTGGAAGGCCGCCGTGCGGTCGGGGCCGTCGGGCGAGGTCTTGATGGTGTCCAGCAGGCTGTTGAACTCTTCGGGCGCCTTCCAGCCGTAATTGGCCTGCACGTTCGACGTCGGCCCCCAGTCGGTGGTCAGCGGCGCAACGGG includes these proteins:
- the oppF_5 gene encoding Stage 0 sporulation protein KE, whose translation is MTPDITSLRPLVNVDALSFSAPSGKGLFRRPGLQILNDLSFRVGQGEMLGLVGESGCGKSTLGRLLAGLYRPTTGTITVAGEDPAPTSRRAFRQSRSRLQYVFQDPMSALNPRLKIGYQIAEGIRAHAISDAPQTSALEWLEVVGLSGAHAARYPHQLSGGQRQRVVIARALSVDPLFTVFDEPVSALDVSIQAQVLNLLADLRQRLTLTGVFISHDLRVVRYVSDRIAVIYLGEIVEIGPADAVFHTPLHPYSQALIGALLGTAPQSPRRPRLTGAPPDISAPPTGCRFHPRCPLAMARCRDTAPPPRRTHDGRQVSCHVLPAGSVQVPAPARETA
- the oppD_8 gene encoding Stage 0 sporulation protein KD yields the protein MTLAMTTGEAGAASSLLEVSGLTIAPHGADPLVADLCLRLDRGQTLGIVGESGSGKSLTCLAILDLLPPGLARIGGTVRFDGHEGAIATARGKRAAMVFQDPFASLNPMRRIGRFLTGLLRLHRGLTGRAAEAEAIRLLEAVGIPGAVRRMRSYPHELSGGQNQRVLIAGALAGNPALLIADEPTTALDVTTQLEILDLLKDLCRDTGMALLIVSHDFGVIARMASEVAVMYAGRIVERAPVARLFAAPAHPYTRALLGSIPPEHGRAPLTPLPGQPPAFGATGQSACALAPRCHLAADVCRTTRPPMHSRGAHETLCHLGVAPEPA